One genomic window of Cannabis sativa cultivar Pink pepper isolate KNU-18-1 chromosome 2, ASM2916894v1, whole genome shotgun sequence includes the following:
- the LOC115721265 gene encoding 18.5 kDa class I heat shock protein-like has product MSLIPSFFGGRRSNVFDPFSLDVWDPFKDFPLSNSSFPKLSEENSAIVNARVDWKETPEAHVFRADVPGLKKEEVKVEVEDDRVLHISGERNVEKEDKNDTWHRVERSSGKFMRRFRLPENAKMYQIKAAMENGVLTVTVPKEEIKKPDVKSIEISG; this is encoded by the coding sequence ATGTCGCTCATTCCTAGCTTCTTTGGTGGCCGACGAAGCAATGTTTTCGACCCTTTCTCTCTCGACGTTTGGGATCCATTCAAGGATTTCCCCTTATCTAACTCATCTTTTCCAAAACTATCTGAGGAAAACTCCGCTATTGTCAATGCCCGAGTGGACTGGAAGGAGACTCCGGAGGCCCATGTGTTCAGGGCCGATGTTCCGGGGCTGAAGAAGGAAGAGGTGAAGGTAGAGGTCGAAGATGATCGAGTCCTCCACATTAGCGGAGAGAGGAACGTTGAGAAGGAAGATAAGAACGACACGTGGCACCGGGTCGAGCGAAGCAGCGGGAAGTTCATGAGGAGGTTCAGGCTTCCGGAGAATGCAAAAATGTATCAGATCAAAGCTGCCATGGAAAATGGGGTACTCACTGTTACAGTCCCTAAAGAAGAGATCAAGAAGCCTGATGTCAAATCCATTGAAATATCTGGTTGA